The Erigeron canadensis isolate Cc75 chromosome 4, C_canadensis_v1, whole genome shotgun sequence genome window below encodes:
- the LOC122595179 gene encoding subtilisin-like protease SBT1.8, with translation MAAVSCVAKLGTIVVVLLSLVIMSSSSSNSDRRTYIVQMKHNEKPDSYLTHHDWYSASLASSTTGGDSDSILYSYSAAYNGFSASLDPDQVESLRQSDSVLGVYQDTLYHLHTTRTPQFLGIIDGQLGLQRQQQLNAASHDVIIGVLDTGVWPESRSFDDSDMPPVPTRWKGECEQGEDFKASACNKKLIGARKFAKGFRLAAGVISKEKESPRDQDGHGTHTSTTAAGRQVANASLFGFAAGTARGMAVHARVATYKVCWKTGCFGSDILAGMDRAIADGVDVLSMSLGGGSAPYYRDTIAIGAFKAMEKGVFVSCSAGNSGPAKASLANTAPWIMTVGAGTLDRDFPAYAILGNGRRLTGVSLYSGKGMGDQPLPLVYFYSSSSNNNNSNLCLPGSLQPEAVRGKVVYCDRGVNPRVEKGQVVKDAGGIGMILGNTPENGEELVADSHMLPTVAVGRKIGDEIREYLRTQGSNAKAVIQFGGTVLGVKPSPVVAAFSSRGPNMVAPQILKPDVIGPGVNILAGWSEGIGPTGLDSDTRKTQFNIMSGTSMSCPHISGLAALLKAAHPTWSPSAIKSALMTTAYTLDNNNSPLRDAAGGQLSTPWAHGAGHVDPHKALSPGLVYDITTEEYIAFVCSVGYELKQVQAIVNRANVTCTKRLGDPGRLNYPSFSVLFGKSRVVRYTRQLTNVGAAGSVYVVSAEAPPGVQISVKPKQLVFKNVGDKMRYTVTFVSEKGGSGDAFGSITWKNAGNEVRSPVAFGWERRI, from the exons ATGGCCGCCGTTTCATGTGTGGCTAAGTTAGGGACAATTGTTGTTGTACTTTTAAGCCTTgtaataatgtcatcaagtagcAGCAACAGCGATAGAAGAACATACATCGTTCAGATGAAACATAATGAGAAACCAGATTCGTATCTCACCCATCACGACTGGTACTCTGCCTCTTTAGCCAGTAGTACTACCGGCGGGGATTCAGATTCAATCCTGTATTCCTACTCAGCCGCATACAACGGTTTCTCTGCGTCTCTAGATCCGGACCAGGTCGAATCCCTCCGCCAATCTGATTCCGTTCTCGGCGTCTACCAAGACACCCTCTATCACCTCCACACCACTCGCACCCCTCAGTTCCTTGGCATCATCGATGGCCAACTGGGTCTCCAACGCCAACAACAACTCAATGCCGCCTCCCATGACGTCATCATCGGCGTCCTCGACACCGGTGTGTGGCCCGAGTCCAGATCCTTTGATGATTCCGACATGCCCCCCGTTCCCACGCGCTGGAAAGGCGAGTGTGAACAAGGTGAGGACTTCAAGGCCTCCGCGTGCAATAAAAAGCTCATTGGGGCGCGTAAGTTTGCTAAAGGCTTTCGTTTGGCTGCCGGTGTCATCTCCAAAGAGAAAGAGTCCCCACGTGACCAAGATGGCCACGGGACACACACTTCAACCACGGCCGCCGGTCGCCAGGTGGCGAATGCAAGCTTATTTGGTTTCGCTGCCGGAACGGCTCGTGGGATGGCAGTACACGCGCGAGTGGCGACGTACAAGGTATGCTGGAAGACGGGTTGTTTCGGGTCGGATATACTGGCGGGTATGGATCGTGCTATAGCGGATGGCGTGGACGTGCTGTCGATGTCACTGGGCGGTGGGTCGGCGCCTTATTACAGGGACACCATTGCGATAGGGGCCTTCAAAGCCATGGAAAAAGGCGTGTTTGTGTCGTGTTCTGCTGGCAACAGTGGGCCCGCTAAGGCCTCCCTGGCCAACACCGCCCCGTGGATAATGACGGTCGGTGCGGGCACTCTGGATCGTGATTTCCCTGCCTATGCGATTTTAGGAAACGGGCGACGCCTCAcgggggtgtctttgtatagtGGCAAGGGCATGGGCGATCAGCCGCTTCCATTGGTCTACTTCTATTCCTCTTCTTCCAACAATAATAATTCTAATTTGTGCTTGCCCGGTTCCCTCCAGCCTGAAGCGGTTCGTGGGAAGGTGGTGTATTGTGACAGGGGTGTGAATCCACGGGTAGAGAAAGGGCAGGTGGTTAAGGATGCGGGTGGGATAGGGATGATACTCGGCAACACCCCTGAGAATGGCGAGGAGTTGGTTGCCGACAGTCATATGCTGCCGACGGTGGCTGTCGGGAGGAAGATTGGGGACGAGATAAGGGAATACTTGAGAACCCAAGGGAGCAACGCCAAGGCGGTGATTCAGTTTGGAGGCACGGTTTTGGGTGTGAAACCATCGCCGGTCGTGGCGGCATTCAGCTCAAGAGGTCCAAACATGGTGGCGCCGCAGATATTGAAACCGGACGTAATTGGTCCTGGAGTCAACATCCTCGCTGGATGGTCAGAGGGTATTGGCCCCACCGGGTTGGATTCAGATACCCGCAAAACCCAATTCAACATCATGTCAG GTACATCCATGTCCTGCCCACATATTAGTGGCTTAGCTGCACTCTTGAAAGCAGCCCATCCAACATGGAGCCCCAGCGCCATCAAGTCTGCTCTCATGACCACCGCATATACGCTCGACAACAATAACTCTCCCCTACGAGATGCGGCCGGAGGTCAACTTTCTACCCCATGGGCTCATGGAGCTGGTCATGTTGACCCACACAAGGCCCTCTCTCCCGGTCTTGTGTATGACATCACAACAGAGGAATACATTGCATTTGTTTGCTCCGTAGGATACGAACTCAAACAAGTGCAAGCCATTGTCAATCGTGCAAATGTGACTTGTACCAAAAGATTAGGAGACCCGGGCCGATTGAACTACCCATCATTTTCTGTTCTTTTTGGCAAGTCAAGAGTAGTGAGATACACCCGCCAGCTAACCAATGTTGGGGCTGCAGGATCTGTATATGTTGTATCAGCTGAGGCACCACCAGGAGTTCAAATTAGCGTGAAACCAAAACAGCTCGTTTTTAAGAACGTGGGAGATAAGATGAGGTACACAGTTACATTCGTCTCCGAGAAAGGTGGTAGCGGGGATGCATTTGGCTCTATCACTTGGAAGAACGCCGGAAATGAAGTTAGGAGCCCTGTTGCTTTTGGGTGGGAACGGCGTATATAa